The following is a genomic window from Neisseria zalophi.
GAAAATTCTCGACAACAATGTCGGCGCCATCGTTTCCGTGATTCCGGGTAAAGACGGTTTGGTACACATCAGCCAAATCGCCCACGAACGCGTGAAAAACGTTAGCGATTACTTACAAGTAGGCCAAAACGTACAAGTGAAAGCGCTTGAAGTAGACGACCGCGGTCGTGTGCGTTTATCCATGAAAGCCTTGTTGGAAGCGCCTGAACGCGAACCGCGCCAAGTGCCGAAAACCGATAGCGAATAAGCGATAGGCTGTATTGACAAAGGCCGTCTGAAAATAGGTTTCAGACGGCCTTTTATAAAATAAGTATTCAGAATGGTTTATCTCAAAGGCCGTCTGAAAACTTTCTTTTGAAGGAAATAATATGCATACAGAGTCCGTTTTAAGCGTATTGAAAACATTGCAAGACCAAATTTGCAGCGCTTTGGAAAACCAAGACGGCGGTGCAAAATTTATCGCCGACCAATGGCAAAGCAAATTGGGCATTGGCGAAAGCCGCGTTTTAAAAAATGGTGCCGTTTTCGAACAGGCCGGTGTGAATTTTTCGCATGTTAAAGGCGATACCATGCCCGCTTCGGCAACGGCACACCGCCCCGAATTGGCCGGCGCACCCTTTGAAGCGATGGGTGTTTCATTGGTTATCCATCCGAAAAACCCCTATATTCCCACCAGCCATGCCAATGTACGTTTTTTCATTGCCTATCCCGAAGGCGGTGAAGCGGTGTGGTGGTTTGGCGGTGGTTTCGACCTCACCCCATTTTATCCTTTTGAAGAAGATATTCTGCATTGGCATCAAACCGCTGCCAACTTATGCCAACCTTTCGGCGATGATGTTTATCCGCAATACAAACAATGGTGCGACGACTATTTCTATTTGAAGCACCGTGGCGAAACCCGCGGCGTCGGCGGCTTGTTTTTTGATGATTTAAACCGTTGGAATTTCGATACCTGCCTGAACTTTATCAAGGCCGTCGGCGAGGGCTATATACAGGCTTATATCCCCATTGTTGCCAAGCGCAAAAACATTATTTTCGGCGAACGCCAGCGCCAATTCCAGCTCTACCGCCGTGGGCGTTATGTCGAATTCAACTTGGTTTGGGACAGGGGCACTTTATTCGGCCTGCAAAGCGGTGGGCGCACGGAAAGTATTTTGATGTCGATGCCGCCGTTGGTACGGTTTGAATACAGTTATCAGCCCGAACCCGATTCGCCAGAAGCGCGTTTAAACGACTTTTTAAAACCACGCAACTGGCTGGCCGAACAAGCCGGGCAAAGTCACTAAACCTTATTAAAGGCCGTCTGAAACGTTTAAAACGGGTATGCACCAGCTATCAAAGCAGGCTGCATACCCGCATTCGACTGCAATCGATTTTATTTACAGACAAAGCATATTGATATGAACCCTTTTTTCAACGGACTGATGATTTCCAGCGGCCTGATTATTGCCATCGGCGCGCAGAATGCGTTTGTCTTGAAAAAAGGCTTGTTAAAACAACATATCGGCGCCATTGTCTTAACTTGCTGGTTGTGTGATGTTTTTCTAATCAGTTGCGGCGTATTCGGCGTTTCCGCCCTACTTTCCGACAGCCCCAAAATATCCGCTTTATTGGCCTTGGCCGGCGGCATTTTTCTGTTGGTTTACGGCCTCATGAACCTAAAACGGGCATGGCAGGGCGGCGGGCATATGTCGATTCAGGCGGGGCAAAGCCAACCCTCATCCATCATAAAAAGCATAGCCGCTACATTGGCCATCACCCTGCTCAACCCTCATGTTTATATCGATACCGTCGTGCTTATCGGCGGTTATGCGAATCATTTAAATCAACACGATAAATTTCTATTTCTTATCGGCGCATTGCTGGCTTCCGGCGTATGGTTTTTCAGCCTCGGCTACGGTGCGCGCCTATTATTGCCATTGTTTCAACGCGAACGCGTTTGGCAGATACTCGATACCGCCATTGCGGTGATGATGTTTTATCTGGCATTCGGCTTATTCAAACAGGTATTGACCCTATTCGGCTAAACTGTTTTTATGGTCGAAACCGCGCTTATTTTATTAAGGCAAATCATCTGAAAACCGCCATTCGCCCGACGCCAGCTCCAAATCAAAAATATTCAGACGGCCTACCGCTACCCGCACCAAACGCAAACAGGGATAGCCGGCTTTCGCCGTCATTTTGCGTACTTGGCGGTTTTTCCCCTCGCTAATAATGATTTCCACCCAAAAATCAGGCACGGTTTTACGCACTCGGATAGGCGTGCGCCGCGGCCATAAGCGATCCGTTTCGGCAGCATCTAAAACCCTCACCTTAGCCGCTTGGGTCACAAAATCCCCCAAGTCCATACGGGAACGCAGCAAATTAAGTTTCGCTTCGTCCGCCACACCCTCCACCTGCGCCCAATAGGTTTTTTTCTTACCATGCTTCGGATGCGCAATCCTCGCCTGTAAACGGCCGTCGTCGGTCAGCAGCAGCAAACCTTCGCTATCGGTATCCAAGCGGCCGGCCGGATAAAAATCCGCAACATCAATATAATCTTTTAAACTTTCGTATTTCTCATGCGGTGAAAACTGGCATATCACACCGTCCGGCTTATTCAATACAATCAAATGACTCATCGGTTTTATCTTCTATCTGAAACCGAAACATTATACGGAACACGGTATGGTTTTCACACCATATAGGCCGTCTGAAAGCTTATTGCCGCCATGCCCTACCGCCGCAACCGCTCTTGGCTTAAAATAAACAGTTTTTATCGTTTCAGACGGCCTTTATTTATGCTCAGCTACCGCCACGCCTTTCATGCCGGCAACCATGCCGATATGCTCAAACACTTTGTGCTTTACCTCACTCTCGATTATTTCAACCGCAAAGACAAACCCTATTGGTATATCGATACCCACAGCGGCGCCGGTTTATATGATTTAAGCGGCGGCGAAGCGCAAAAAGTCGGCGAATACAAACACGGGTTTTCACTATTGATGCAGGCCGAATCTCTGCCCGAACCGCTCAATAGTTTCAAAGGCCGTCTGAAAAACATATTGCCGCAACCGCATCTTTATTGCGGTTCACCGTGGTTGGCGCAAGCCATGACCCGCCCTAGCGACAAACTGCGCCTATTCGAACTACACCCGACCGACTACCAACATTTACAACACAATATGCAGGAAGCCCGTTTAGGGAAGCGCGGGCTGATTAGCCAATCCGACGGCTATCAGGGTTTAATCGCGCTACTGCCGCCGCCGACCCGCCGCGCCGTGGTGTTAATCGACCCGCCTTATGAAGAAAAACAAGACTACGCCAGAGTCATCAACACCCTAAAAGCCGCCCAAAAACGCTTTGCTTCAGGCTGTTATCTGTTGTGGTACCCGTGCCTAAGCCGCGAAGAAAGCCGGAAACTGCCCGAACAACTGAAAAAACTGTCGCCCGAACATTATCTGCACACCGAACTACATGTATACGCCCCCCGTTCAGACGGCTTCGGCATGTACGGCAGCGGCATGTTTATATTGAATCCGCCTTATATACTGGCGCAACAATTGCAAGACACCCTACCCGCATTAACCAAACTGCTCGCCCAAGACGATCAGGCACATTTTGTTTTGGATTATCGCGAATAAAACAAAGCGGTTAAGGCCGTCTGAATACGGTTTATACCTAGGCTTTTGCCATCGCAGGCAACCGTTTGCGTTATAATCCGAAGCGAACCCACGGGAATACCTTATATGACACATGAAATCCTGATTATCGGCGGCGGATTGGTCGGCGTGGCTGCCGCTGTTGCCCTGAAAAAACAAGGCCGCGATGTGGCTCTGATAGAAATACGCCCGCCACAAACCGACCCCGACTTTCTCAATCAAGATTGGGATGCCCGTATTTACGCCATCAGCCCGGCCAACCGCGCCTTATTGCAATCGCTAGACGCATGGCCGTCTGAAAGCCGCATACAGGGCGTATCGCGTATGGACGTTCGCGGCGACAACGGTGGACAAATTGAATTTAGCGCCGCCGAAACCAATACGCCGTTTCTCACCTATATCGCCGAAAACCGTTGGCTGCTTGCCGCCTTATGGCAACAAATCCGCGCCCTTGATATCCCCGTGATTCAGGAAGCCGCCGTTGCCCTGCAAACCGATATTCAGACGGCCTCCCTAACGCTACAAAACGGCGAAACCCTAAACGCCCGTTTGATTATCGGCGCCGACGGTGCCAACTCTTGGGTACGCAAACAAAGCGGCATTCAAGTCAACGAAACGCCCTACGGCCAACACGGCGTAGTTGCCAACTTTCATACTGAAAAAGACCACAACGGCACCGCCTTCCAATGGTTTGAAGACGGTGAAATATTGGCCTGCCTGCCGCTGCCCGATCATAAAATTTCTATGGTTTGGAGCACGTTTACGCCGGAAAAACTCACTTCGTTATCGCCTGAAGCGCTGGCAGCGGAAGTCACCCGAAAAAGCAAAAACGTATTGGGTAACCTGCAACCGCTATCGCCCGCTTTTGCCTTTAATCTGATTCTGCGCCGCCCCGAATCCACATCGGCACAACGCATTATTCTGATGGGGGATGCCGCCCACACGATTCACCCGCTAGCCGGACAGGGTGTCAATCTCGGTTTCGGCGATGTTGCCGCCTTTGCCGACCTCAGCCGCGATGCCGCCGATATCGGCGCCTACCAATTATTGCGCCAATATACCCTCAGCCGTTTGGCGCCCGTACGCACCATGCAAACCGGTTGCGACGGTTTATTCCGTTTGTTCAACGAAAAAAAACTGCCTGCGCTACCGCTCATCCGCAATACTGGCCTAAACCTAGTCAATGCTGCGCCGTGGATGAAAAACCGCCTCATCCGGCATGCTATGGGGCTTTAAGCGGGCTATCCGGCTTTATAAAATTATCTGACAAGATCAAAATCAGACGGCCTGTATTCATCAGGCCGTCTGAAAAGATAACTATTTATTTTATATACATACTCACAACAGAAGCATATTTAATGCCAATCCCAAACGAATCGGTTGACCGCCCACCTTTTAAAATTCATTAGCAAATAATTACAACATTTGAATATCAAATACTTCTTTATTAACAAACCGATTTGCTAGAATGAAAAAATCTTATTTTTCGCTACATTCCTTTAATAAGATAAAAATCTACAATCTACAATTTAACATTTGAAATAACACTGAAACCTGATGATTCAATCCGATTGATTATCATCGATTAGGTTTATTTAAGGATACTTTGATGAAAAAATTATATTCTACAAAAGCAACCGTGGTTGGCGGCCGCGCCGGAACAGCCAAACTAAGCGATAGCGACTTGGTGATTAATATGGCCATGCCCGGCTCCGGCAAAGAAGGCAACAACCCCGAACAGCTTTTCGCCATGGGCTACGGCGCATGTTTTGACGGTGCATTAGGCGTAGTCAAACAAATGCAAAACCTGCAATTTGATTCTACTATTGAAATCGAAGTGGACTTATTGCAAGATGATAATCACGGCTACAATATCGCTGCCAAATTACACGTTATCGCCAGCAACACCAGTTTAAGCGCCGAAGAAGTGAAAAAAGCAGTAGATGCCGCACACCAAATCTGCCCTTATTCAAAAGCCACCCGCGGCAATATTGATGTGGAAATCTCTTCGGAAGTGAAATAATAAAAGATTGCGACGGTATAAAATACTGTCACAATATACAAAAAACCGACATGCTCAAACATGTCGGTTTTTAATCGGGATGATGCTTTACACCAAACCTTTTTTCTCCAAATAGCTTTCATAATCGCCAAGATAATGTTCATAACCGCCATTGCCGTCTAACTCGATAATCTGAGTAGCCAGAGAGGATACAAATTGGCGGTCGTGCGATACGAAAATCAAAGTGCCTTTGTATTTTTCCAGAGCCATATTCAGTGATTCGATACTTTCCATATCCATATGGTTGGTCGGTTCGTCCATCACCAATACATTAGGCTTCAACAAAATCAATTTGCCATAAAGCATACGGCCTTTTTCACCTCCGCTCAGCACCTGAACTTGTTTCACCACATCATTACTGCCGAACAACAAACGACCGAGCGTGCCGCGGATAGTTTGCTCGTCGTCACCTTCCTGTCCCCATTGGCGCATCCATTCGGTCAGATTCGCATGAACATCAAAATCGTTTTCATGATCTTGCGGATAATAGCCGACATTGGCTTTTTCCGCCCATTTGATGGTGCCGCTGTCCGGCTCGATACCGTCGCTGTATTCCGGATTGAACGCACCTGCCAATAATTTTAATAAAGTGGATTTACCCGCCCCGTTCGGGCCGATAATAGCCAAACGCTCGCCCGCTTCCAACATAAAATTCATATTTTTGAACAATTGTTTTTCAAAACGCTTGCTCAAGCCTGCTACTTCCACCGCCTGGCGGTGCAGCTTGGCTTTTTCATCGGTTTCAAAACGGATATAAGGGTTTTGACGGGTAGAAGGTTTCACTTCCACCATTTCCGATTTAATCTTATCGGCTTGTTTCAGACGGCTGGTTGCCTGACGGGCTTTGGATTTATTGGCCGAGAAGCGGGCGACAAATTCTTGCAGCTCCTGCAATTTCTCTTTGGCTTTGGCATTGTCTTTCAATGCGCGTTCGCGCGATTGCGCCGAAGCCAGCATATAATCATCGTAGTTGCCGGGATAGATGGTGATGCTGTTGTAATCCACATCGGCCATGTGGGTGCAGACCTCATTTAAAAAGTGGCGGTCGTGCGAAATAATAATCATGGTCGAATCATATTGGTTCAATACACCTTCCAACCAGCGGATGGTATTGATATCCAAGTTATTGGTCGGTTCGTCAAGCAACAATACATCGGGTTTGGAAAACAAAGCCTGCGCCAACAATACGCGCAATTTAAAACCGGGCGCCACTTCGCTCATTTGTGCGTTGTGCAACGATTCGTCAATGCCGACACCGCTCAATAACTCACCGGCACGGGCTTCTGCGGTATAGCCGTCGTATTCGGCAAACTTGGCTTCCAACTCGGCCGCGTGCATATAGTCATCTTCCGTGGCTTCCAAATTGGCATAGATGGCATCGCGTTCGGTCATGGCCGCCCACATTTCAGTATGCCCCATCATCACCACATCCAACACGCGCATATCTTCATAGGCAAACTGGTCTTGGCGCAATTTACCGAGGCGGACACCGTTTTCAATCGCCACTTCGCCGCTGGTCGGCTCTAAATCGCCGCCCAAAATTTTCATAAATGTAGACTTGCCCGAACCATTGGCACCAATCAGGCCGTAGCGGTTACCTTCGCCGAATTTGACAGATACATTTTCAAACAGCGGCTTGGCGCCGAACTGCATGGTAATGCCGTTGGTAGAAATCATTTCAATAAACCCTTTACGGAATAAATATTTAAAGCGCAAAATTATACCATATTTTCCGCTAATCAACGAAAACATAGAGGCCGTCTGAAAATAGGTTTGCCTATCACAAAACCATTTTCAGACGGCCTTAAAAGCTTATATAAAAACAATAAACTATTTATCGGTTTCAGGCATAGAGCCATCATTTTGATACAGCGTAAACAATGGCACACCCTGCGCGCGGATACTTTCCCCGCCGGATAAATCGGTAAATTCCAAAATGGCAGCCGCTTCGATAATTTCACCGCCCAATTTTCGCACCAATTCGATACCGGCTTTCATCGTACCGCCCGTCGCCACCAAGTCGTCAACCAGTAAAACGCGCGCACCTTTTGTAATCGCATCGGTATGGATTTCTACCGTCGCCTCGCCATATTCCAATTCATAGCTTTGCGATAAGGTATTAAAAGGCAGTTTGCCTTTTTTGCGGATGGGCACAAACCCGACATTCAGCTGGTAAGCCAAAGCAGCTCCGATAATAAAACCGCGTGCGTCCAAACCCGCCACTACATCGATTTTCTGCCCCATATAGCGGTAAACCAGCAAATCGACTAATAATCTGAAATATTCGGGGCTTTGTAAAACAGGGGTAATATCATGAAACAAAATACCTTTTTTAGGCCAATCCGGTATTTTACGGATTTTTTCAGCCAGCGCGGCCACACCCATAACATCAGGATGGATAAACATAAGCGATACCTTGGAATTATTTTTTCAAATACAAATATTAAATTGTAGCAAAAGTTGGCGCACGTTGTCGCCCCATCAGGCTATATGGCATAATAAACCATAAAATTTCTTTTATTTGGAATCATTTTTATGTCGTCCCCTACCAAAGGTAATATTTTTATTATTTCAGCCGCATCGGGTACGGGCAAAACCACTTTGGTTTCGCGCTTACTCCAATCCCGCAGCGACATACGCGTTTCCGTATCCCATACCACCCGCGCACCGCGCACCGGTGAAGAACACGGCCGTCATTACTATTTTGTCGATGCCGCCAGATTCGAAGCGCTTATCCGAGAACAGGCCTTTCTCGAACATGCCAAAGTTTTCGACAACTATTACGGCACCAGTTTCGAAAGTATCAACAGCCTCCGCGATCAAGGTTATGATGTGATTCTCGAAATCGACATACAGGGTGCAGAACAAGTACGCCGCGTATTGCCCGACGCATGCAGTATTTTTATACTGCCCCCCTCTTTCCAAGTGCTGGCCGACAGGCTGACCGGACGCGGTACCGATAGCCCGGAAGTGATTAATAAGCGCCTGAGCAAAGCGCGTAGCGAAATCGAACAGGCTTTTTCATTTGACTATATTGTTGTCAACAATGATTTACTTGAAGCCGAAGCCGATTTATTGGCGATTATTAAAGCCCAACGCCTGAAACAATCGGCACAACATGCCTTTATTGAAAATCTATTGGCACAACCTTAGAAAACTATTGGAAAATTCTTGTAAAAACAGCGACAATATAGCCTGACTTTATAATTCATCAAAATACTGATTATTTTTTTATTTAAGGAACCATCAACATGGCACGAATTACCGTTGAAGATTGTGTAAGCAAAATCCCGAACCACTTCGATTTAACTCTGACCGCCGCCCGCCGCGCACGCCAACTTGAAAACGGCACTACACCGCTGGTTGACGATATCCGCAACAACAAACCTACCGTTACCGCCCTTCGTGAAATCGCCGCCGGTGAAATCGGTGCCGAATTCCTCAAACGCGGCAAATAATTTTTAAGGCCGTCTGAATGCATACGCCAGCCCCCACCGCGCCGTATGACCCTCTTACGGCGCAAGCCCGCGATTTACTGTTCCGTACTGCTTCTTACCTTACCCCGCAGGATCAGGAGCTGCTCGAAAAGGCCTGTGCCTATGCTTTTCATGCGCACGACGGACAAACACGCAAAAGCGGCGAACCTTATATCACCCATCCTTTAGCCGTTGCCGCCCAACTGGCCATCTGGCATATGGATATACAAGGCTTGTGCGCAGGCATTATGCACGATGTACTGGAAGATACGGGTGTGACCAAAGCCGAAATGGCCGAAGAATTCGGAGAAACCATTGCCGAAATGGTAGACGGCCTTTCCAAATTGGAAAAACTCGAATACAACAATCAAGCCGAACATCAGGCCGAGAGCTTTCGCAAACTGATTTTGGCGATGACCAAAGACGTGCGTGTTATTGTCGTCAAGCTGGCCGACCGCCTACACAATATGCGTACATTGGGTGCCATGCGCCCGGACAAACGCCGCCGAATTGCACAAGAAACACTGGAAATCTACGCCCAAATTGCCAACCGTATCGGTCTGAACAACGCCTATCAGGAATTACAAGACTTATCATTCAAAAATCTTCACCCACGCCGCTACGAAACCCTGCAAAAAGCCATGAAAGCCAGCCGCCGCAATCGTCGTGATGTGGTGGGGAAAGTATTGCGGGCATTTGGTCTACGTTTGGTCGAAGCCAATATAGAGGCTAAAATCAAAGGCCGTGAGAAAAACCTATACAGCATTCATCAAAAAATGCACACCAAAAACCTGCGTTTTGCCGATGTGATGGATATTTACGGTTTTCGCGTGATTGTGAACAGTATTCCTGCCTGTTATGCAGCACTTGGCGCACTTCACGGCTTATACCAACCCAAGCCGGGCCGCTTTAAAGACTATATCGCCATTCCTAAAAGCAATGGCTATCAAAGCCTGCACACCACCTTGGTAGGCCCCTACGGACTGCCGATTGAAGTTCAAATACGCACTCACGAAATGGATGCCGTTGCCGAGGGTGGCGTTGCCGGGCATTGGATTTACAAATCCGGCGAAAGCACAGTGGATCAGGCAACACTGCACACCAACCGCTGGTTGAAAAATATCCTTGATCTACAAGCCGGCAGTGCCAATGCCATGGAGTTTTTCGAAGCTGTTAAAGTTGATT
Proteins encoded in this region:
- the hemF gene encoding oxygen-dependent coproporphyrinogen oxidase, giving the protein MHTESVLSVLKTLQDQICSALENQDGGAKFIADQWQSKLGIGESRVLKNGAVFEQAGVNFSHVKGDTMPASATAHRPELAGAPFEAMGVSLVIHPKNPYIPTSHANVRFFIAYPEGGEAVWWFGGGFDLTPFYPFEEDILHWHQTAANLCQPFGDDVYPQYKQWCDDYFYLKHRGETRGVGGLFFDDLNRWNFDTCLNFIKAVGEGYIQAYIPIVAKRKNIIFGERQRQFQLYRRGRYVEFNLVWDRGTLFGLQSGGRTESILMSMPPLVRFEYSYQPEPDSPEARLNDFLKPRNWLAEQAGQSH
- a CDS encoding LysE/ArgO family amino acid transporter, producing MNPFFNGLMISSGLIIAIGAQNAFVLKKGLLKQHIGAIVLTCWLCDVFLISCGVFGVSALLSDSPKISALLALAGGIFLLVYGLMNLKRAWQGGGHMSIQAGQSQPSSIIKSIAATLAITLLNPHVYIDTVVLIGGYANHLNQHDKFLFLIGALLASGVWFFSLGYGARLLLPLFQRERVWQILDTAIAVMMFYLAFGLFKQVLTLFG
- a CDS encoding pseudouridine synthase, encoding MSHLIVLNKPDGVICQFSPHEKYESLKDYIDVADFYPAGRLDTDSEGLLLLTDDGRLQARIAHPKHGKKKTYWAQVEGVADEAKLNLLRSRMDLGDFVTQAAKVRVLDAAETDRLWPRRTPIRVRKTVPDFWVEIIISEGKNRQVRKMTAKAGYPCLRLVRVAVGRLNIFDLELASGEWRFSDDLP
- a CDS encoding 23S rRNA (adenine(2030)-N(6))-methyltransferase RlmJ is translated as MLSYRHAFHAGNHADMLKHFVLYLTLDYFNRKDKPYWYIDTHSGAGLYDLSGGEAQKVGEYKHGFSLLMQAESLPEPLNSFKGRLKNILPQPHLYCGSPWLAQAMTRPSDKLRLFELHPTDYQHLQHNMQEARLGKRGLISQSDGYQGLIALLPPPTRRAVVLIDPPYEEKQDYARVINTLKAAQKRFASGCYLLWYPCLSREESRKLPEQLKKLSPEHYLHTELHVYAPRSDGFGMYGSGMFILNPPYILAQQLQDTLPALTKLLAQDDQAHFVLDYRE
- a CDS encoding UbiH/UbiF family hydroxylase; protein product: MTHEILIIGGGLVGVAAAVALKKQGRDVALIEIRPPQTDPDFLNQDWDARIYAISPANRALLQSLDAWPSESRIQGVSRMDVRGDNGGQIEFSAAETNTPFLTYIAENRWLLAALWQQIRALDIPVIQEAAVALQTDIQTASLTLQNGETLNARLIIGADGANSWVRKQSGIQVNETPYGQHGVVANFHTEKDHNGTAFQWFEDGEILACLPLPDHKISMVWSTFTPEKLTSLSPEALAAEVTRKSKNVLGNLQPLSPAFAFNLILRRPESTSAQRIILMGDAAHTIHPLAGQGVNLGFGDVAAFADLSRDAADIGAYQLLRQYTLSRLAPVRTMQTGCDGLFRLFNEKKLPALPLIRNTGLNLVNAAPWMKNRLIRHAMGL
- a CDS encoding organic hydroperoxide resistance protein, whose protein sequence is MKKLYSTKATVVGGRAGTAKLSDSDLVINMAMPGSGKEGNNPEQLFAMGYGACFDGALGVVKQMQNLQFDSTIEIEVDLLQDDNHGYNIAAKLHVIASNTSLSAEEVKKAVDAAHQICPYSKATRGNIDVEISSEVK
- a CDS encoding ABC-F family ATPase, coding for MISTNGITMQFGAKPLFENVSVKFGEGNRYGLIGANGSGKSTFMKILGGDLEPTSGEVAIENGVRLGKLRQDQFAYEDMRVLDVVMMGHTEMWAAMTERDAIYANLEATEDDYMHAAELEAKFAEYDGYTAEARAGELLSGVGIDESLHNAQMSEVAPGFKLRVLLAQALFSKPDVLLLDEPTNNLDINTIRWLEGVLNQYDSTMIIISHDRHFLNEVCTHMADVDYNSITIYPGNYDDYMLASAQSRERALKDNAKAKEKLQELQEFVARFSANKSKARQATSRLKQADKIKSEMVEVKPSTRQNPYIRFETDEKAKLHRQAVEVAGLSKRFEKQLFKNMNFMLEAGERLAIIGPNGAGKSTLLKLLAGAFNPEYSDGIEPDSGTIKWAEKANVGYYPQDHENDFDVHANLTEWMRQWGQEGDDEQTIRGTLGRLLFGSNDVVKQVQVLSGGEKGRMLYGKLILLKPNVLVMDEPTNHMDMESIESLNMALEKYKGTLIFVSHDRQFVSSLATQIIELDGNGGYEHYLGDYESYLEKKGLV
- a CDS encoding adenine phosphoribosyltransferase, with the protein product MFIHPDVMGVAALAEKIRKIPDWPKKGILFHDITPVLQSPEYFRLLVDLLVYRYMGQKIDVVAGLDARGFIIGAALAYQLNVGFVPIRKKGKLPFNTLSQSYELEYGEATVEIHTDAITKGARVLLVDDLVATGGTMKAGIELVRKLGGEIIEAAAILEFTDLSGGESIRAQGVPLFTLYQNDGSMPETDK
- the gmk gene encoding guanylate kinase, with the translated sequence MSSPTKGNIFIISAASGTGKTTLVSRLLQSRSDIRVSVSHTTRAPRTGEEHGRHYYFVDAARFEALIREQAFLEHAKVFDNYYGTSFESINSLRDQGYDVILEIDIQGAEQVRRVLPDACSIFILPPSFQVLADRLTGRGTDSPEVINKRLSKARSEIEQAFSFDYIVVNNDLLEAEADLLAIIKAQRLKQSAQHAFIENLLAQP
- the rpoZ gene encoding DNA-directed RNA polymerase subunit omega, with the protein product MARITVEDCVSKIPNHFDLTLTAARRARQLENGTTPLVDDIRNNKPTVTALREIAAGEIGAEFLKRGK
- a CDS encoding RelA/SpoT family protein, translating into MHTPAPTAPYDPLTAQARDLLFRTASYLTPQDQELLEKACAYAFHAHDGQTRKSGEPYITHPLAVAAQLAIWHMDIQGLCAGIMHDVLEDTGVTKAEMAEEFGETIAEMVDGLSKLEKLEYNNQAEHQAESFRKLILAMTKDVRVIVVKLADRLHNMRTLGAMRPDKRRRIAQETLEIYAQIANRIGLNNAYQELQDLSFKNLHPRRYETLQKAMKASRRNRRDVVGKVLRAFGLRLVEANIEAKIKGREKNLYSIHQKMHTKNLRFADVMDIYGFRVIVNSIPACYAALGALHGLYQPKPGRFKDYIAIPKSNGYQSLHTTLVGPYGLPIEVQIRTHEMDAVAEGGVAGHWIYKSGESTVDQATLHTNRWLKNILDLQAGSANAMEFFEAVKVDLFPNEVYILTPKGKILTLPKGSTPIDFAYAIHTDIGHHTISARINNTMMPLRTKLKTGDTVEVITSEHAKPNPAWLDFVVSSRARSAIRNYIKNMNRKDAVTLGENLLQKALSSLLPKNILLSETLKEKYLNDLNNQQKTFEDVLYSVGMGHTLPITVAMHIAELAGEHFGDEVRLSPIKINGQTMGRVHLAPCCQPLPGDAVRAVLIKDQGLVIHRDNCPNLLKADPEQQLDADWESIPDQTFRSTLIVSSLDAHGLLALMAQAISSAGADIESVETPQKKSGTEGFIQFKFFITVKNTDQLNNIIKALNAITNVQSVIRV